In the Malaya genurostris strain Urasoe2022 chromosome 1, Malgen_1.1, whole genome shotgun sequence genome, one interval contains:
- the LOC131425586 gene encoding vacuolar protein sorting-associated protein 18 homolog, whose product MASMFDQYSSALIRENTSESDPPNRPPSSGYVSVRMKKEVPIFAKQKMNLNLPAGILFLSVQNDWVIILMTNLTILRMNIKQPDKFTEVPIDKYVGGLKPVSLFLDPLGAHLLITFAPKSPGFTPEVLYLQRNSFKPKFVSKLKDQEITAVGFNYSNNSELTTGPILLGTNKGVIWEADIGIDGGDKLIQQNLRQVFDVSTGGESRPITGIEFHMRQDQRNLHCIILVLTLDIIYTFHETIRQADSKMAFGHLQKVFNSYLNIPEDLNDFEHVTSKLNYSKLQFNYEEDFPKSFGCLTEDGINFQEIDPKIDTLHFVVQKELIPYPAQEDAAPQPVENTYKVVPKGNTPLSFVLTDFHAILLYLDHVTAISLLNYQVAYEEYFVEQYGKLTNVLKDVRSNVTYVYSNKMIFRYKINNEQRNAWRLYADRQKFDLALQYCNDNPAHRDMVLVKQAQSYFDVGDYLEAARIYSNTQLSFEEVCLRFLQRNQNDALMLYLKNRLTKLKPQEKTQITMLIVWMVELYLIEISRCAGDNVDRERELQKEFDAFMQTAIVIDCMKKNRSVIYDLMASHGDSHNLTALTTIHQDYESVIQQYVNQARFDDALSVLKAQSRQELVYKYAPVLIEELPAETINVLIAQGKRLDPIKLIPTLLHLDSPGHVVEIVKYLEFCIHSTGCSEPAIHNYLIQLYSEHFREKLLTFLETQGKDITMISYDAHYALRICLKREIKEASVFLQCLLEMWVPAVELALTFDVQLAKATASQSRDKNLRKKLWLIIAEKEIHGKHENVQEALKILKECDLLRIEDLLPYFSDFQKIDHFKEAICESLKEYNIKIQEQRKDMEESAKSAERVRSELQTFRNRSVTVGAQEQCAICGVYLLLKPFFIFHCGHKFHGDCLERQLLPQLGIDVVNHLMSLKQQLSVAQNQPIDTGSHVGDTMSSKEHLKNQIEDILASDCLFCGEVMINTIDRTFIENWEKVDNDWQ is encoded by the exons ATGGCATCAATGTTTGACCAGTATTCCTCGGCGTTGATACGCGAAAATACCAGTGAATCGGATCCGCCCAATCGGCCCCCTTCATCGGGTTATGTTAGTGTTCGAATGAAAAAAGAGGTTCCCATATTTGCCAAGCAAAAAATGAACCTGAACCTTCCGGCGGGTATTCTGTTTCTTTCGGTGCAAAACGATTGGGTAATCATACTGATGACTAATCTGACCATACTGCGAATGAACATAAAACAGCCGGACAAGTTTACGGAGGTACCCATCGACAAGTATGTCGGCGGGTTGAAGCCAGTGAGCTTGTTTCTGGATCCACTGGGGGCACATCTCCTCATAACCTTTGCACCTAAGTCGCCGGGATTTACGCCCGAGGTGCTCTATCTGCAGCGAAACAGTTTCAAACCGAAGTTTGTTTCAAAG CTTAAAGATCAGGAAATTACAGCGGTTGGATTTAACTATTCCAACAACTCGGAACTCACGACCGGTCCCATTCTGCTGGGCACTAATAAAGGTGTTATTTGGGAAGCTGATATCGGTATCGACGGTGGAGATAAACTGATTCAACAGAATCTACGGCAGGTTTTCGACGTTAGCACGGGTGGTGAAAGTCGTCCGATTACCGGCATAGAATTTCATATGCGACAGGATCAGCGAAATTTGCACTGTATCATTCTGGTGTTGACGCTGGATATAATTTACACATTTCATGAAACTATTCGACAGGCTGATTCGAAGATGGCTTTCGGGCATTTGCAGAAAGTGTTCAATTCGTATCTGAATATACCGGAAGATTTGAACGATTTCGAACACGTGACGAGCAAGTTGAACTATTCCAAGTTGCAGTTCAATTATGAGGAAGATTTCCCGAAAAGTTTCGGTTGTCTGACGGAGGATGGAATCAATTTCCAAGAGATCGACCCGAAAATAGATACTCTGCACTTTGTGGTACAAAAGGAATTGATTCCGTACCCGGCACAGGAGGACGCCGCTCCACAACCGGTGGAAAACACCTACAAGGTGGTGCCGAAAGGGAACACACCGCTGTCGTTTgtgttgaccgattttcacgcgATCCTGCTTTATCTGGATCACGTAACGGCGATTTCCCTACTCAATTATCAGGTCGCCTATGAGGAATATTTTGTGGAACAGTACGGCAAACTTACGAACGTGCTGAAGGATGTTCGGTCCAATGTGACCTACGTCTACAGCAATAAAATGATCTTCCGATATAAG ATTAATAACGAGCAGCGTAATGCTTGGCGACTGTACGCGGATCGGCAAAAATTTGACCTAGCCCTTCAGTACTGCAACGATAACCCGGCTCACCGGGATATGGTTCTGGTTAAACAGGCCCAGTCGTATTTCGATGTGGGTGACTATTTGGAAGCAGCCCGAATCTACTCCAACACGCAGCTGAGCTTTGAGGAGGTGTGCTTGCGGTTTCTTCAGCGCAATCAAAACGATGCCCTGATGCTGTATTTGAAGAACCGACTAACCAAACTGAAACCTCAGGAGAAAACTCAAATCACGATGCTGATCGTGTGGATGGTGGAACTTTATTTGATAGAGATTTCGCGATGTGCCGGAGATAATGTGGATCGGGAGCGGGAGCTGCAGAAAGAGTTCGATGCTTTCATGCAAACGGCGATTGTGATCGATTGTATGAAGAAGAACCGGTCGGTAATTTACGATCTGATGGCTTCCCACGGAGACAGTCACAATCTAACCGCGTTGACAACCATTCATCAGGACTATGAAAGTGTAATCCAGCAGTACGTCAATCAGGCGCGATTCGATGATGCACTTTCGGTACTGAAAGCCCAAAGTCGCCAGGAGTTGGTTTACAAGTATGCACCGGTTTTGATTGAGGAATTGCCGGCGGAAACGATCAACGTTTTGATCGCTCAAGGCAAACGACTGGATCCGATAAAACTCATTCCCACGTTACTTCATTTGGATAGCCCTGGACATGTAGTTGAAATTGTGAAATATCTGGAATTTTGCATCCATTCGACCGGTTGTTCGGAGCCGGCAATTCACAACTATTTAATTCAGTTGTACAGTGAGCACTTCCGCGAAAAACTGTTGACATTTTTGGAGACCCAAGGTAAGGACATAACCATGATCAGCTACGATGCACACTACGCACTACGAATTTGTTTGAAACGTGAAATCAAGGAAGCGAGTGTTTTCCTGCAGTGTTTGCTTGAGATGTGGGTTCCAGCGGTCGAACTTGCACTGACGTTTGATGTTCAGCTGGCCAAGGCGACGGCCTCGCAGTCTCGGGATAAAAATCTTCGGAAAAAGCTATGGCTTATCATCGCCGAAAAGGAAATTCATGGCAAACACGAAAATGTTCAGGAAGCTTTGAAGATTCTGAAGGAATGTGATCTGCTTCGGATAGAGGACCTGCTGCCGTACTTCTCCGATTTCCAGAAGATTGATCATTTTAAGGAAGCCATCTGTGAATCATTGAAGGAGTACAACATCAAAATCCAGGAACAGCGAAAAGATATGGAAGAGTCGGCAAAATCAGCGGAAAGAGTTCGTTCCGAGCTGCAAACGTTCCGTAACCGTTCGGTTACGGTTGGAGCACAGGAACAGTGTGCAATCTGCGGAGTTTATTTGCTACTGAAACCATTCTTCATTTTTCATTGCGGTCACAAATTCCATGGGGATTGTTTAGAACGACAGCTGCTGCCTCAGCTTG gtATCGACGTTGTCAACCATCTTATGAGCTTAAAACAGCAACTAAGTGTTGCTCAGAACCAGCCGATCGATACGGGGAGTCATGTAGGGGACACGATGTCCAGcaaagaacatttgaaaaatcagatCGAAGACATTCTGGCGTCCGATTGTTTGTTCTGCGGTGAAGTGATGATCAACACCATCGATCGGACCTTCATCGAAAACTGGGAGAAAGTTGACAATGACTGGCAGTAA